From a single Rutidosis leptorrhynchoides isolate AG116_Rl617_1_P2 chromosome 5, CSIRO_AGI_Rlap_v1, whole genome shotgun sequence genomic region:
- the LOC139850082 gene encoding uncharacterized protein — protein sequence MPNYGRFIKELISQRGNYHDETYFFIEEECNKILASRPRIPKKLGDLGKFVFPYKFGDLEVFNALANLGASINLMPHSLYERLGLGPLKLTRIRIRLANHSFDTTGIAEDILVSIDTLVFLVDFVIMEMKEDLQVPIILGRTFLATADTIILVQRNQLNIGVGEERVTINIWEAMRQLSNTDDDDECYALDHIDFCVDEELEKLLGVDITGFNQICDNGIVDLEADFWELMNVNVDESEIECETTREEPFETIPNEDRF from the coding sequence ATGCCAAACTACGGCCGTTTCATCAAGGAGCTAATATCTCAAAGGGGTAATTATCATGATGAAACATATTTCTTTATTGAAGAGGAATGCAACAAGATTCTTGCATCAAGGCCAAGGATTCCTAAGAAGTTAGGAGATCTGGGAAAATTTGTTTTCCCTTATAAGTTTGGTGACTTGGAAGTCTTCAATGCACTTGCCAATTTGGGTGCAAGCATTAACCTAATGCCCCATTCACTTTATGAGAGACTCGGCCTTGGACCTCTTAAACTGACCAGGATTAGGATAAGATTGGCTAATCATTCATTTGACACCACTGGTATCGCCGAGGACATCTTGGTTAGCATTGACACCTTGGTGTTCCTGGTTGATTTTGTTATCATGGAAATGAAGGAGGATCTTCAAGTCCCCATCATTTTAGGTAGAACATTTCTTGCGACCGCCGACACCATCATCTTGGTACAACGCAATCAACTCAACATTGGAGTTGGTGAAGAACGTGTTACCATAAACATATGGGAAGCTATGAGGCAACTGAGCAATaccgatgatgatgatgagtgttatGCCCTTGACCACATTGACTTTTGTGTAGATGAGGAGCTTGAAAAGCTTTTAGGGGTTGATATCACGGGGTTCAACCAAATTTGTGATAATGGCATTGTGGATTTAGAGGCCGACTTTTGGGAATTAATGAACGTTAATGTTGATGAAAGTGAAATTGAATGTGAGACTACTCGAGAAGAACCATTTGAGACTATTCCCAACGAAGATAGATTTTGA